The genome window AGCAGCTCGCCTTTTTGGTTATGATTAATCTGCCATTGGCCAGATATTTTCATTTCAGACCACAGAGATTCCGGTTGCCCGTAAAATAATCGATCAACTAATATCCGCTCAGAGCGGTAATCGACTTTTGGCATGTAGCCTAAATCTGCGCGAAAGTTTTTGTTGATTCGCTGATGCTCTGCGACTAAGTGCCAATCTTCAGATTTATGCTCGTAATTGGCTTTAAGTGCACTGCCGGTAAATTCACCCTGTTGTTGGGTTCGATGTACTTGCTCAGAATAAGAGCAGTTACCGAATGTGCAGCTAGTGGCTGTTTTGTTAGTGCAGTCAGCGGCATTGTCGCTAAAGCAAAAATCACGAAATAAATCATCCGGGTATTGTGTTGCTGAGTTAAGTACCTGCCCCGAGACAGTGTTTGATTCATCGATTCTATATTTCGAATCAACACCAAGTAGATAGTTGTGATAACTATCGGCTGTTCTTAAGGTACTGATAGCGCCGATGGAAAAGTCGTCATTGAAATCATAGCGATATTTAAACGCGGCCGAATGACTTTTTTTGTTTAATGATGCGATCTCTGAGCCGGTATTACCGGGAACAATAAAATTAGTTTCAGTATCGTTAGTAATAAACATGCCGTAGTTATGGTTGTTTTTCGTGCCGGTTAATTTTGCACCATAATCTGGATCGGCAATATTGCGGGTATAAACCAGATCATATTGACTGGCAAAGTAGTCGGCGTTGTCTAAAAAGAAGGGCCGTTTTTCATCATAAAATAATGAATAGGTTTTATTCACACTGAGCTGACCCGCATCACTTTCTACGGTAGAAAAATCTGGGTTTAGTGTGACATTGAGTAAGGTATTAGCATTGATGCCCCAGCGTAAATCTAAACCTGCATCTAGATCATTGTCGCTCTGCCAATCGCTTTGCGGCTGATATATGTCTCTTTCTTCGCTTCGGTTGGCAACTAAAGTTGGTGTTAACATTAGGTTTTTACCGGTCTCAGCGTTACTAAAGCCTGATATTTCCGGTGCTTGACATAACCAACAATCATTGTCTCTGTCGATTGGGATATGTGAGATGCGCAGTGCAGTATCTCTTGGATACAAACGGACCAGCTCAAATGCCCAAGTTTTAGTTTGTTTGCTATCGTCAAAATTTAGCATGCGGTAGGGCAGTGCGATTTCGACTTGAAATCCTTGGCTCGTTAGTTTACCAAACGAATCCCAAATACCGTTCCAGGAATCGTTTGCTGTGCCTTTCATCACGTTTTTGATACTGTCCATTTGTACGCCAAACGGATTTACAAAAAACTCATAATTGAGCCGACGATTATTATAGGTATCTAGCTTGATGCCGACGATATCATCGTCCCAGCGGCTATCTCTGTCCCCGAGAAACGCTTTGATGTGTTCTGGGTGTGGATCATGTGCCAAAAAACTGATGAAAATAAATTCACCATTTTCAATAATTTTTGCTGTTGTTGTAACGGGACTTTCTTGGTTATTCCACGGCCAG of Thalassotalea insulae contains these proteins:
- a CDS encoding carbohydrate binding family 9 domain-containing protein, whose amino-acid sequence is MQSKSRYCSRLFFPVFFLLSLLLLLNKVQANNNENTVNIPYSHLSATIDGNLDDPIWRQARTISLDTVNWPWNNQESPVTTTAKIIENGEFIFISFLAHDPHPEHIKAFLGDRDSRWDDDIVGIKLDTYNNRRLNYEFFVNPFGVQMDSIKNVMKGTANDSWNGIWDSFGKLTSQGFQVEIALPYRMLNFDDSKQTKTWAFELVRLYPRDTALRISHIPIDRDNDCWLCQAPEISGFSNAETGKNLMLTPTLVANRSEERDIYQPQSDWQSDNDLDAGLDLRWGINANTLLNVTLNPDFSTVESDAGQLSVNKTYSLFYDEKRPFFLDNADYFASQYDLVYTRNIADPDYGAKLTGTKNNHNYGMFITNDTETNFIVPGNTGSEIASLNKKSHSAAFKYRYDFNDDFSIGAISTLRTADSYHNYLLGVDSKYRIDESNTVSGQVLNSATQYPDDLFRDFCFSDNAADCTNKTATSCTFGNCSYSEQVHRTQQQGEFTGSALKANYEHKSEDWHLVAEHQRINKNFRADLGYMPKVDYRSERILVDRLFYGQPESLWSEMKISGQWQINHNQKGELLERSLHSSFSIDGPMQSNFEASFDYASKVGLRHNESSLAIDNNTSLFNEKLLTLYGGAQLTNAVFAEAELKFGDKIDYRNNRLGDYRELFSGISYNINRHLQADIYYTDSELTADGANVYQAKLTELRVSYQFDVHSYLKLNLVYSDVDINTANYPYAEVSNTNKNLSSQLIYAYKLNPQTVFYLGYSDNSYQDDYLNSLERDQRTFFTKVSYAWMP